CCATCAGCGCCGCACCACCCCAGATCCAGCGAACGAATGGCTTGATGTGCACGCGCACCGCCCAGGCACCATCGCCCAGCGACTCGCCAAGGGCGACATAGACGTCGGCGGTCACGCCGGGGCGGATGCCGGCCTCGGTCATCACCTGGCCGCCGCTGGCGTAGGCGCGCTTCTCCGGATGCAGCAGGACCAGCGGGCGCTCGTCGCGCAGCACCTGCACGTGGCCGCGGTCGGCCAGGTAGTTCGGGCCCTGCAGCTGGTCCACGCCCTGGAACTCGAACGCGTAGCGCCCGACCTCGAGGCGCTGGCCCGGCTTGAGCGCGACCTCGCGCTGCACGTTCTGAGCCTCCACCAGCAGGGCGCCGACCACGAACACGGCCAGGCCCAGGTGGGCCAGGACCATGCCCCACATCTCGGCGGTCAGGCGGCCGCTGTTGCGCAGCCGCGCCCATGCGAAGTGCAGGGTGCCCAGGCCGACCCAGGCGGCGCCAGCGACGCCGACGGCGGTCTTCCATGCGCCTTGGGGCGCGGTGAAGTAGGCGGCCACGCCGGCGACGAGGGCCATGCCCAGCCACGGCAGCAGGGCGGCGGCCAGCTTCGAGGGCTGCTCGCGCTGCCAGCGCGCCAGCGGGCCCAGCGGCACCAGTGCCAGCAGCGGCGCGATCAACACGAAGAACAGCAGGCCGAAGTAGGGCGGGCCGACCGAGATCTTGCCCAGGTCCAGGGCGTCGGCCAGCAGCGGGTACAGCGTGCCCAGCAGGATCATGGCGCAGGCGCTGGCCAGCAGCAGGTTGTTGAGCAGCAGCAGGGTCTCGCGCGAGACCGGCTGGAAGCCCGCGCCGGCCTCGAGTCGCCCTGCGCGCAGCGCGTACAGCAGCAGCGAGCCGCCGATCACCAAGCCCAGGAAGATGAGGATGAACAGGCCGCGCGAGGGATCGGCGGCGAAGGCGTGGACGCTGGTCAGCACGCCCGAGCGCACCAGGAAGGTGCCCATCAGCGACAGCGAGAACGCGGCGATCGCCAGCAGCAGGGTCCAGCCGGCGAAGCTGCCGCGCTTCTCGGTCACGGCCTGGGAGTGGATCAGCGCCGCGCCCACCAGCCACGGCATGAAGGCGGCGTTCTCGACCGGATCCCAGAACCACCAGCCGCCCCAGCCCAGCTCGTAGTAAGCCCACCAGCTGCCCAGGGCGATGCCCACGGTCAGGAAGGCCCAGGCCACGTTGGTCCACGGCCGCACCCAGCGCAGCCAGCGCGCATCGATGCGGCCGTCCAGCAGCGCGGCGATGGCGAAGGCGAACGGGATCGAGAACCCGGCCCAGCCGACGTACTGCATCGGCGGGTGGATGATCATCCCCGGGTCCTGCAGCAGCGGGTTGAGGTCGCGGCCTTCCATCGCCGCCGGCAGCAGCCGCTCGAACGGATTTGAGGTGAACACCAGGAAGGCGAGGAAGCCGCAGGCGACGATGCCCAGCGTGCCCAGCACCCGCGCCACCACGGTCTGCGGCAGGTGGGTGGAGAGCGCGGCCATCAGCGCGTTCCACACGCACAGCACCAGCACCCACAGCAGCAGCGAACCCTCGTGCGAGCCCCACA
This genomic interval from Pseudoxanthomonas suwonensis 11-1 contains the following:
- a CDS encoding heme lyase CcmF/NrfE family subunit, with the translated sequence MLPELGQVLLALALLVAAAQALLPLAGAHRGDARLMAVARPASYAQLVLVGGAFALLTWAFVSQDFSVRYVATNSNSLLPMVYRYTAVWGSHEGSLLLWVLVLCVWNALMAALSTHLPQTVVARVLGTLGIVACGFLAFLVFTSNPFERLLPAAMEGRDLNPLLQDPGMIIHPPMQYVGWAGFSIPFAFAIAALLDGRIDARWLRWVRPWTNVAWAFLTVGIALGSWWAYYELGWGGWWFWDPVENAAFMPWLVGAALIHSQAVTEKRGSFAGWTLLLAIAAFSLSLMGTFLVRSGVLTSVHAFAADPSRGLFILIFLGLVIGGSLLLYALRAGRLEAGAGFQPVSRETLLLLNNLLLASACAMILLGTLYPLLADALDLGKISVGPPYFGLLFFVLIAPLLALVPLGPLARWQREQPSKLAAALLPWLGMALVAGVAAYFTAPQGAWKTAVGVAGAAWVGLGTLHFAWARLRNSGRLTAEMWGMVLAHLGLAVFVVGALLVEAQNVQREVALKPGQRLEVGRYAFEFQGVDQLQGPNYLADRGHVQVLRDERPLVLLHPEKRAYASGGQVMTEAGIRPGVTADVYVALGESLGDGAWAVRVHIKPFVRWIWGGAALMALGGLVAAGDRRFRRVSKEKTA